A window of Asterias rubens chromosome 22, eAstRub1.3, whole genome shotgun sequence contains these coding sequences:
- the LOC117305279 gene encoding DNA topoisomerase 3-beta-1-like has product MKTALMVAEKPQLAHALAKILSRGNLNSRKASNGVCSVHEYIGVFRGESCKFKFTSVCGHVMGLDFNSRFNNWDRVDPAELFDAPTEQKEANAKLSIPRVLQQEGRGVDYLILWLDCDKEGENICFEVVDCVQPFMNKTSMSQQTVFRARFSAITDTDVRGAMDRLVEPNKNEALSVDARQELDLRIGCAFTRYQTKFFQGKYGDLDSTLISFGPCQTPTLGLCVNRHDKIQEFKPEPFWIIHTEVAHPSGRNLTLDWDRVRMFDRDIAQMFLNLVKGQKDAKVTGVTQKEKVKQRPQALNTVELMRVASASLGMSPHHAMQIAERLYIQGYISYPRTETTHYPENFDLSGTLKQQLSGPWNSEIRDLLNKGINRPRKGNDAGDHPPITPMRSATESEIGGEAWRLYEYIVLHFIATISYDCKYLQKTITFLINEEKFSCTGKTVIDPGYTTFMKWQAMNTMETLPVVQTGDVCTLNEAKLVERQTSPPDYLTESELITLMEKHGIGTDASIPVHIENICQRNYVKVESGRRLVPTRLGIVLIHGYQKIDADLSLPTMRSNVEEQLNLIAHGKIDYHVVLRHTLDIFTRKFQYFVEQIQGMDELFEVSFSPLAATGKPLSRCGKCHRFMKYISAKPCRLHCAQCEETYTLPQNGTIKLYKEITCPLDDFELVMWSSGPKGKSYPVCPYCFSNPPFPEMRKGMGCNECTHPTCSHSIIKLGVAQCIECENGVMVLDPSSAPKWRLACNKCNVIMNIFEDAHRITVDKNRCETCEASILNVDFNKSKTPLANNETHHSGCMFCDPVLLPLIEAKHASIRRGGRGGRGGRGRGRGRGRGRGRGRGGKAPKDKMSQLASYFV; this is encoded by the exons ATGAAAACAGCTTTAATGGTGGCTGAGAAGCCTCAACTTGCTCATGCCTTGGCCAAAATTTTGTCGCGAGGCAATCTGAATTCGAGGAAGGCGTCAAATGGCGTATGCTCCGTGCATGAATACATTGGAGTCTTCAGGGGAGAGTCGTGCAAGTTCAAG TTCACCTCTGTGTGTGGCCATGTGATGGGCTTGGACTTCAATTCCCGTTTCAATAACTGGGACAGAGTTGATCCG GCGGAGTTGTTTGACGCCCCAACTGAGCAGAAGGAAGCCAACGCTAAGTTGTCGATCCCAAGAGTCCTACAGCAAGAG GGTCGAGGGGTGGACTACCTGATCTTATGGCTTGACTGTGACAAAGAAGGGGAGAATATTTGCTTTGAGGTTGTAGACTGTGTTCAGCCCTTCATGAATAAAACCTCAATGAGCCAACAG ACTGTATTCCGAGCTCGTTTTAGTGCCATCACCGATACTGACGTTAGGGGAGCAATGGACAGACTTGTCGAACCAAACAAGAACGAGGCGTTGTCCGTCGACGCCAGGCAGGAATTGGACCTTCGGATTGGTTGCGCCTTCACCAGATACCAAACCAAATTCTTCCAG GGTAAATACGGAGATTTAGACAGTACTCTTATCTCATTCGGTCCGTGCCAAACTCCTACCTTGGGTCTGTGCGTCAATCGTCATGATAAAATACAGGAGTTCAAGCCAGAGCCGTTCTGGATCATTCATACCGAG GTTGCCCATCCAAGTGGTAGGAATCTGACTCTGGATTGGGACAGAGTTAGGATGTTTGATCGAGATATCGCACAGATGTTCCTGAACCTGGTCAAGGGACAAAAAGACGCAAA GGTAACTGGTGTCACACAAAAGGAGAAggttaaacagcgccctcaagcaCTGAACACGGTAGAGTTGATGCGTGTTGCGAGCGCCTCGTTAGGTATGAGTCCCCATCACGCAATGCAGATTGCCGAGAGGTTGTATATTCAAGGTTACATCAGCTATCCACGTACTGAAACAACGCACTACCCGGAAAACTTTGATCTCAG CGGAACTCTTAAACAGCAACTCTCTGGCCCATGGAACTCTGAGATCAGGGATCTACTCAACAAAGGTATCAATCGACCGAGGAAAGGGAACGACGCAGGGGACCATCCTCCCATAACACCTATGAGAAGCGCAACCGAGAGCGAGATCGGAGGGGAGGCGTGGAGACTGTACGAATATATCGTCTTACATTTTATTGCTACG aTCAGTTATGACTGCAAGTATCTCCAGAAGACCATTACTTTCCTGATCAACGAAGAGAAGTTTTCTTGTACGGGGAAGACGGTTATCGATCCTGGATATACGACGTTCATGAAATGGCAAGCAATGAACACGATGGAGACACTTCCTGTGGTTCAAACAGGAGATGTTTGCACCCTCAACGAG GCTAAGCTCGTGGAGCGACAGACTAGTCCACCAGACTACCTTACAGAGAGTGAATTGATTACATTGATGGAGAAACATGGTATAGGGACCGACGCCAGCATACCGGTACACATTGAGAACATCTGCCAACGTAACTACGTTAAGGTGGAGAGTGGACGACGACTGGTACCCACCAGGCTGGGTATTGTGCTCATTCATGGATACCAAAAG atCGATGCGGACTTGTCTTTGCCGACGATGCGCTCGAACGTTGAAGAGCAGCTAAACCTGATAGCTCACGGGAAGATCGACTACCACGTGGTGCTACGCCACACTCTGGACATCTTCACTAGGAAGTTTCAGTATTTTGTGGAGCAGATTCAGGGAATGGATGAACTGTTTGAGGTGTCGTTCTCTCCGTTGGCCGCTACCGGAAAGCCACTTTCAAG ATGTGGTAAGTGTCATCGGTTCATGAAGTACATCTCGGCCAAGCCTTGTCGTCTCCATTGCGCACAATGTGAGGAAACTTACACTCTACCCCAGAATGGAACCATCAAGCTTTACAAGGAGATCACGTGCCCACTTGATGACTTTGAGCTTGTAATGTGGTCTTCAGGACCAAAAGGAAAG AGTTACCCAGTCTGCCCGTATTGCTTCAGCAACCCCCCGTTCCCTGAGATGAGGAAAGGGATGGGGTGCAACGAATGCACTCATCCAACCTGTTCCCATTCAATCATCAAACTGGGCGTGGCTCAGTGCATTGAGTGTGAGAACGGAGTCATGGTACTAGATCCCTCATCAGCGCCAAAGTGGAGACTCGCTTGCAAtaa GTGCAATGTGATCATGAATATATTTGAAGATGCTCATCGAATAACAGTTGACAAGAACCGTTGTGAGACGTGCGAAGCATCAATACTCAACGTCGACTTCAATAAG TCCAAGACACCGTTAGCAAACAACGAGACACATCACTCAGGATGCATGTTCTGTGATCCAGTACTTCTTCCGTTAATCGAAGCCAAACATGCCAGCATCCGCCGCGGAGGAAGGGGCGGGCGTGGTGGGAGGGGAAGGGGTAGAGGGAGGGGTAGGGGAAGAGGGCGTGGTCGAGGGGGGAAGGCACCTAAGGataagatgtctcagctagcttcttattttgtttag
- the LOC117305264 gene encoding galanin receptor type 3-like, whose translation MANTTEVVTITMEVFTCVNDSSGMCDNSTETPDGDVTTLTGWDIALRVLYALIGSSGILGNGLVCFVFISKRKSFSSITNLLILNQSMIDFFDSIVFLLIRFGPVVLSDEVSAWDEFVCRFWLSEYLMWVLFIASTVNLVFVSLERYLAICHPVKHRNFLTKRLAKLGMALVWLIGLTYQSYWPAIQFYTLGTCYPSWPSVILQRTMGVVLFLCEFLLPLSVMTFSYVKIIIALSGRGKMNCKTTNTFQKAKKNVTTTLCLVFMSYVICWTPTEFTFLLFNLGRDYDFSSTTHQIVTLLVLCNMCVNPFIYAFKYDHFKKHAKAMFCRCCRGNRVDVENSLATLEPPAVSSHVP comes from the coding sequence ATGGCAAATACAACAGAAGTCGTGACTATTACAATGGAAGTGTTTACATGTGTTAACGACAGTAGTGGTATGTGCGATAACAGTACCGAGACACCAGACGGTGACGTCACGACTTTAACTGGATGGGATATAGCGTTACGTGTTCTGTACGCGCTCATCGGCTCTTCGGGAATCCTCGGAAATGGACtcgtgtgttttgtgtttatcagcAAACGCAAATCATTCAGCTCCATTACGAATCTATTGATTTTGAATCAATCCATGATTGATTTCTTCGATTCGATCGTTTTTCTGCTGATTCGCTTCGGGCCGGTCGTCTTGTCCGACGAAGTAAGTGCTTGGGATGAATTCGTTTGCCGCTTTTGGCTGTCCGAATATTTAATGTGGGTTTTATTCATCGCGTCGACTGTGAACTTGGTGTTCGTCTCGCTGGAGCGATACCTGGCGATATGCCACCCAGTAAAACACAGGAATTTCTTGACAAAACGATTGGCTAAGCTCGGCATGGCGCTAGTGTGGTTGATCGGCCTGACTTATCAGTCATACTGGCCGGCCATACAGTTCTACACTCTGGGGACGTGCTACCCAAGCTGGCCGAGTGTTATCCTACAGCGAACTATGGGTGTTGTGCTCTTCCTGTGTGAGTTCTTACTCCCTCTGTCTGTGATGACGTTCTCCTACGTCAAAATCATCATCGCGCTAAGCGGGCGTGGTAAGATGAACTGTAAAACTACGAACACCTTTCAGAAGGCGAAGAAGAATGTCACTACTACCCTTTGCCTCGTCTTCATGTCTTACGTAATCTGCTGGACACCGACCGAATTCACTTTCTTGCTCTTCAACCTTGGACGGGACTATGACTTCTCTAGCACCACACACCAGATCGTCACGCTACTTGTCCTATGCAATATGTGCGTAAACCCCTTCATCTACGCCTTCAAATATGACCATTTCAAGAAACACGCCAAAGCGATGTTTTGTAGATGTTGCCGTGGCAACAGAGTGGATGTTGAGAACTCATTAGCAACACTGGAACCACCGGCTGTGTCATCCCACGTACcctga